The window CAGACCGTTGAAGGTGGCGAAGATCCGGGCGAGCCAGTCGGGGAAGAAGAGGCTGCACACGATGCCCAGGACGATCGCGAGGATCACCCGGAACAGCAGCGATGAAGTCAGGCGTTTCAGGTCCATGTCAGGAATCTACCCCCGCAGGGTTAGACTCCTGGGTTATGACCGTCATCGCTGTGATTCTGCTCGTCCTCGCCGGGGCCCTGCTGCTTTTCGGCGTGCTCTCCTGGGCGCGGAAACTGCCGGGCAACGCGATCTTCGGCCTGCGTGTCCCGGAGGTCCGTAAGTCGGAGGAGGCCTGGCGCGCCGCCCACGCCGCCGCCGGCCCGATCTGGACCTTCGGTGGCGTGGCCCTGCTCTTCGGCGCCATGCTGGCCTTCGTCAGCGGTGGCTGGATGTGGGTGTTCACCGTGGTGACCCTCCTCGTCGCCCTGGTGGCGCTCTCCCTCGGCGCCAACGTGGGCGCTCGGACCGCCTCGCTCATCGAGGACTCCGGGGACTCCGAGGAGGGCGGCTGCGGCCAGGACTGCAACTGCGGGGCACCCGCCGAGACCCCCGCCGTGGACCTCGCCGCCCTCCGGAAGGCCGCCTCCGAGGCAGATAAAGCGTAGGAGGACTTGCGGAGTCCACCTCCGCGCATTAACGTTTCCTCCTGTGAAGAACATGACGAACACCCAGTGGTGGTGGCGCGCTTAGCGGCGTGCCACGTCTGTTCCTTCCGGCCCGCCAGCTTCCCATGAAGCGCCGCGGGCCTTTTTTGACGGTCGAGCCTGCGGGGCACACTCCCACCGAAAGGCCCGTATGAGCTCCCCGAACATCGTCACCAGGGACGTCCGTTACCACCCGGACGCCTCCGGCCTGTTCGCCCACATCGGCGGCACGGCCGCCCCGGATTCCCTCCTCCTGGAATCGGCGGACATCACCACCCGCTCCGGCATCTCCTCGATGGCGGTCCTCACCTCCTCCGTGCGCCTGACGTGCACCGGCCACACCGTGACCGCGGAGGCGCTGACACCGTCGGGGGAGGTGATCGTCGGGAAGCTCAACGAGCAGCTCGCCGACTACGGCCGCGACACGTTCACGTTCCCGCAGACCACCGCCGTGGACGAGCGGGAACGCCTCACCGCCGTCAGCCCCGTCGAGCCGCTGCGCGCCCTCACGCGGGACGCCGGCTACCGCACCGACACCCTGCCGCTGCTGGCCGGCGGCATCGCCTTCGACTTCCTCGAGACCTTCGAGGAGCTGCCGCCGGTGGGGGAGGGGCCGAACACCTACCCCGACTACCAGTTCGTGCTGGCCGAGATCGTGCTGCACATCAACCACGAGGACCAGACCGCCCAGCTCACGGGCGTCACCTTCGCCGACGCCGCCGACCTCGAGGCACGGATCGCGGAACTCGCCACGCTCATCGACGCCGACGTGCCCACCTACGACGTCGAGCACCACCCGGAGGACGTGCTGCGCGTCGAGGCCGACATCGACGACAGGAAGTTCTGCGCCCACGTGGAGGACCTCAAGGCCAACATCCACAACGGCGACATCTACCAGGTCGTCCCGGCCCGCACCTTCACCGCGCCCTGCCCCGACGCCTTCGCCGCGTACCGCCAGCTGCGCGAGACCAACCCCAGCCCCTACATGTTCTACCAGCGGGGCACCGGCACCAACGGCCGCCCCTTCGAGCTGTTCGGCGCGTCCCCCGAGTCGAACCTCAAGTTCGACGCCGACACCCGCGAGGTGCAGCTCTACCCGATCGCCGGCACCCGCCCGCGCGGCATGAACCCGGACGGCACCATCAACGACGAGCTCGACATCCGCATGGAGCTGGAGCTGCGCACCGACGCCAAGGAGATCGCCGAGCACACCATGCTCGTCGACCTCGCCCGCAACGACCTCGCGCGCGTCGCCGTCCCCGCCACCCGCCGCGTCGCCGACCTCCTCCAGGTGGACCGCTACTCCCGCGTCATGCACCTCGTGTCGCGGGTGACCGCCACTCTCGACCCGTCGCTCGACGCCTTCGACGCCTACCGGGCGTGCATGAACATGGGCACCCTCTCAGGGGCGCCGAAGATCCGGGCGATGGAGCTGCTGCGGGGCGTCGAGAAGCAGCGCCGCGGCTCCTACGGCGGTGCCATCGGCTACCTCAAGGGGGACGGCACGATGGACAACTGCATCGTGATCCGCTCCGCCTTCGTCCAGGACGGCGTCGCCCACGTGCAGGCCGGGGCGGGCGTCGTCCGTGACTCCAGCCCGCAGTCCGAGGCCGATGAGACCCTGCACAAGGCCTACGCCGTCCTCAACGCCATCGCGCTCGCCGCCGACTCGACCCTGGAGGTCATCCGATGACTCACATCGTGCTCGTCGACAACCACGACAGCTTCGTCTACAACCTCGTCGACGCCTTCGCGGAGGCCGGCCACCGGTGCACCGTGTTCCGCAACAGCGTCGCCGTCGAGGACATCCTCGCCGCGGAACCGGACCTCATCTGCCTCTCCCCGGGGCCCGGCTACCCCGCGGACGCCGGCAACCTGCTCGAGCTCGTCGACCGCGTGCTCGGCGAGATTCCGCTGCTCGGGATCTGCCTCGGCTTCCAGGCGCTCATCGAGCACCACGGCGGCACGGTCGAGCCCTGCGGTCCCGTCCACGGCGTCTCCCTGCCGATGGAACTCACCGACGCCGGCGTCGACTCCCCGGTGTTCGCGGGCCTGGCCGTGGACGCGGAGATCCCCGGCGAGGTCGGCCGCCTCGTCCCGGTCGCGCGCTACCACTCGCTCGGCTGCGTCACGGCGCCGGAGGGCGTGACGACGCTCGCCACCACGGACACCCGGGTCGGCGACGTCATCATGGCCGCCGCCATGGACCGGGCGATCGGCCTCCAGTTCCACCCCGAGAGCGTGCTCAGCCCGTCGGGGCCCATCATCCTCAACCGTTGCGTCGAGCAGCTGCTCACCGAAAGGACCCTCCCGTGACCAACCCCGATACCCTGCAGACCCTGCTGCGGTTCCTGGACAACAAGGCCCCGAGCGTCGAGGAGGCCGTCGAGGTCTTCACCCCGATGACCATCGGTGAGTACGACGACGTCCACATCGCCGCGCTGCTGGCGACGATCCGCACCCGCGGCGAGACCTTCGCCGACATCGCCGGCGCCGCCAAGGCCTTCCTCAACGCGGGCCGTCCTTTCCCGGTGTCGGGGGAGGGGGTGCTCGACACCGCCGGCACGGGTGGCGACGGCGCCAACACCATCAACATCACCACCGGCGCCTCCCTCCTGGCCGCCGCGGGTGGCCTCAAGGTGGTCAAGCACGGCAACCGCTCCGTGTCCTCCAGGTCCGGTTCCGCGGACGTCCTCGAGGCCCTCAACATCCCGCTGGACCTCGACCCGGACCGTGCGGTCCGCCAGTTCGAGGCGTCCAACTTCACCTTCCTCTTCGCCCCGGCGTACAACCCGGCGATCGCCCACGCGCAGCCGGTGCGCAAGGCGCTGAAGCTGCCCACCCTCTTCAACGTGCTCGGCCCGCTGCTGTCCCCGGTGCGCCCGGAGTTCCAGATCATGGGCGTGGCCAACCCGGGCCACGGCCAGATGCTCGCCGAGGTGTTCCGTGAGCTCGGCCGCTCACGCGCGCTCGTCGTCCACGGGGCCGGCACCGACGAGATCGCCGTCCACGGCACCACCACCGTATGGGAGCTGAAGGAGGACGGCTCGATCGAGCGTTACGAGATCACGCCGGAGGATCTCGGCGTCGAGAAGTGCTCCCTGGAGGACCTGACGGGCGGTGACGGTGAGGAGAACGCCCGCCACATGCGCGCCATCTTCGACGGCACCGGCCCGGTCGCGCACCGCAACGCCGTCGCCGTCAACGCGGGCGCGATGTTCTATCTCAACTCCCGCGCGGACAGCCTCCGCGAGGGCACCGATCTGGCTCTGCGCCTGCTGGAGGACGGTACAGTCCAGGACTGGATCACCACTCATGAGGGGACTGATTACAGTGTCTAAGCTGCCCACCGTTCTGGAGAGCATCGTCGAGGGCCGTCGCGGCCATCTCCCGGGGATCCGGGAACGCATCGCCCACGTCGATCTCGCCTCGCTCACGCCGTCCACCCGCTCGCTGTACGACGCCCTGCGTGCCGACGGCCGCGGTGGCAACCGCTTCATCATGGAGTGCAAGTCGGCCTCGCCGTCGCTCGGCATGATCCGCGAGCACTACGAGCCGGGCGCCATCGCGCGCGTCTACTCCCGCTACGCCTGCGGCATCTCCGTGCTCTGCGAGCCGGACCGCTTCGGCGGCGACTACGACCACCTGGCCACCGTCGCCTCCTCGACGCACCTGCCGGTGCTGTGCAAGGACTTCATCATCGACGAGGTCCAGATCCACGCCGCCCGCTACTTCGGCGCCGACGCCATCCTGCTGATGCTCTCCGTCCTCAGCGACGAGGAGTACACGGCGCTGGCAGCCGTGGCGGGGGAGTACAACCTGGACATCCTCACCGAGGTCATCGACGAGGAGGAGACCGAGCGCGCCCTGCGTCTGGGCGCGAAGATCATCGGCGTCAACCACCGCAACCTCCACTACCTGTCCATCGATCTCGGCCGCTCGGGTCGGCTGGCGCAGCTCGTGCCCGAGGACGCCGTGGTGGTCTCCGAGTCGGGTATCCGCGACAGCGAGACCGTCCGCCGGCTTGGCGCCCACTCCAACGGCTTCCTCGTCGGTTCGCAGCTGACCTCCCAGCCGGACATCGATCTCGCGGCCCGCTCCCTGGTCTACGGCCCGAACAAGGTCTGCGGTCTGGGTTCCCCCTCGGCCGCCCAGGCGGCTGCCGCGGCGGGCGCCGTGTACGGCGGCCTCATCTTCGAGGAGGCCTCCCCGCGCAATGTTTCACGTGAAACCGCGCAGCAGATCATCGGTGCCGAGCCGGGCCTGAGGTACGTGGCCGTCTCCCGCCGCACCTCCGGCTACGCGGAGCTGTGCTTGGACGGCGTGAGCGCCGTGCAGATCCACGCCCCGCTCCAGGGTTCCGTGGAGGCCGAGCGCGAGCTCATCGCCGCGGTCCGCGCCGAGGTGCCCGCGGGCGTCGAGGTGTGGCGCGCGGTGTCCATGACCTCCGAGGGGGGAGTGGAGACCGCCCTGGCCCTCGCCGACGCCAACGCAGTGGACATGCTCGTCCTCGACTCCGG of the Corynebacterium humireducens NBRC 106098 = DSM 45392 genome contains:
- the trpCF gene encoding bifunctional indole-3-glycerol-phosphate synthase TrpC/phosphoribosylanthranilate isomerase TrpF, whose product is MTVSKLPTVLESIVEGRRGHLPGIRERIAHVDLASLTPSTRSLYDALRADGRGGNRFIMECKSASPSLGMIREHYEPGAIARVYSRYACGISVLCEPDRFGGDYDHLATVASSTHLPVLCKDFIIDEVQIHAARYFGADAILLMLSVLSDEEYTALAAVAGEYNLDILTEVIDEEETERALRLGAKIIGVNHRNLHYLSIDLGRSGRLAQLVPEDAVVVSESGIRDSETVRRLGAHSNGFLVGSQLTSQPDIDLAARSLVYGPNKVCGLGSPSAAQAAAAAGAVYGGLIFEEASPRNVSRETAQQIIGAEPGLRYVAVSRRTSGYAELCLDGVSAVQIHAPLQGSVEAERELIAAVRAEVPAGVEVWRAVSMTSEGGVETALALADANAVDMLVLDSGDGGTGTAFDWSTIPAGVTQKSLLAGGLAPANLHEALTVGCLGLDLNSGVEYPAGAGEWAGRKDAGALRTVFAAIRAFSYE
- the trpD gene encoding anthranilate phosphoribosyltransferase, with amino-acid sequence MTNPDTLQTLLRFLDNKAPSVEEAVEVFTPMTIGEYDDVHIAALLATIRTRGETFADIAGAAKAFLNAGRPFPVSGEGVLDTAGTGGDGANTINITTGASLLAAAGGLKVVKHGNRSVSSRSGSADVLEALNIPLDLDPDRAVRQFEASNFTFLFAPAYNPAIAHAQPVRKALKLPTLFNVLGPLLSPVRPEFQIMGVANPGHGQMLAEVFRELGRSRALVVHGAGTDEIAVHGTTTVWELKEDGSIERYEITPEDLGVEKCSLEDLTGGDGEENARHMRAIFDGTGPVAHRNAVAVNAGAMFYLNSRADSLREGTDLALRLLEDGTVQDWITTHEGTDYSV
- a CDS encoding anthranilate synthase component 1 — its product is MSSPNIVTRDVRYHPDASGLFAHIGGTAAPDSLLLESADITTRSGISSMAVLTSSVRLTCTGHTVTAEALTPSGEVIVGKLNEQLADYGRDTFTFPQTTAVDERERLTAVSPVEPLRALTRDAGYRTDTLPLLAGGIAFDFLETFEELPPVGEGPNTYPDYQFVLAEIVLHINHEDQTAQLTGVTFADAADLEARIAELATLIDADVPTYDVEHHPEDVLRVEADIDDRKFCAHVEDLKANIHNGDIYQVVPARTFTAPCPDAFAAYRQLRETNPSPYMFYQRGTGTNGRPFELFGASPESNLKFDADTREVQLYPIAGTRPRGMNPDGTINDELDIRMELELRTDAKEIAEHTMLVDLARNDLARVAVPATRRVADLLQVDRYSRVMHLVSRVTATLDPSLDAFDAYRACMNMGTLSGAPKIRAMELLRGVEKQRRGSYGGAIGYLKGDGTMDNCIVIRSAFVQDGVAHVQAGAGVVRDSSPQSEADETLHKAYAVLNAIALAADSTLEVIR
- a CDS encoding SdpI family protein is translated as MTVIAVILLVLAGALLLFGVLSWARKLPGNAIFGLRVPEVRKSEEAWRAAHAAAGPIWTFGGVALLFGAMLAFVSGGWMWVFTVVTLLVALVALSLGANVGARTASLIEDSGDSEEGGCGQDCNCGAPAETPAVDLAALRKAASEADKA
- a CDS encoding anthranilate synthase component II, which codes for MTHIVLVDNHDSFVYNLVDAFAEAGHRCTVFRNSVAVEDILAAEPDLICLSPGPGYPADAGNLLELVDRVLGEIPLLGICLGFQALIEHHGGTVEPCGPVHGVSLPMELTDAGVDSPVFAGLAVDAEIPGEVGRLVPVARYHSLGCVTAPEGVTTLATTDTRVGDVIMAAAMDRAIGLQFHPESVLSPSGPIILNRCVEQLLTERTLP